The following coding sequences are from one Salvia hispanica cultivar TCC Black 2014 chromosome 3, UniMelb_Shisp_WGS_1.0, whole genome shotgun sequence window:
- the LOC125209923 gene encoding WRKY transcription factor 23-like yields MEDPFPSSFWDHYASSGCTLAEMLDYADEKSNSLGFMELLNMHDSAAFQEEEEHPNQNSKLQESLNAPQTPNCSSISSESSDRGLINKEEEDGDEEEEEEDDNDQKKKTTKQLKAKKTTNQKKKREQRFAFMTKSEVDHLEDGYRWRKYGQKAVKNSPFPRSYYRCTNPTCNVKKRVERSCTDPTIVVTTYEGQHTHPSPQSQRPHAPPPHPGFSTAQPNIQHQLINYSLLANSYMGGGGGGGGAKQLSFCSQPPALMANNGLLQDIVPWPATKREDEDQ; encoded by the exons ATGGAAGATCCGTTCCCGTCGTCGTTCTGGGATCACTACGCATCGAGCGGTTGTACGTTGGCGGAGATGCTGGACTACGCCGATGAGAAGAGCAACTCATTAGGCTTCATGGAGCTGCTCAATATGCACGATTCCGCTGCTTTTcaagaggaggaggagcatCCCAATCAGAATTCCAAGCTGCAGGAGTCGTTGAATGCGCCGCAAACGCCGAATTGCTCCTCCATTTCGTCGGAATCCAGCGACCGCGGGCTGATTAACAAGGAGGAGGAAGATggagacgaagaagaagaagaagaagatgacaATGACCAGAAAAAGAAGACCACCAAACA GTTGAAGGCAAAGAAGACGACGAaccagaagaagaagagagagcaGAGATTTGCTTTCATGACTAAAAGCGAGGTCGATCACTTGGAAGATGGATACAGATGGCGAAAATACGGCCAAAAAGCTGTCAAAAACAGCCCTTTTCCTag GAGCTACTACAGGTGCACGAACCCGACGTGCAATGTGAAGAAGAGGGTGGAGAGATCCTGCACCGACCCCACCATTGTCGTGACCACATACGAGGGCCAGCACACGCATCCGAGTCCCCAGTCGCAGCGCCCTCACGCTCCGCCTCCTCATCCGGGATTCTCCACCGCCCAGCCAAACATCCAACACCAACTGATAAACTACTCGCTTCTTGCGAACAGCTACATgggaggcggaggaggaggaggaggagcgaAGCAGCTGAGCTTCTGCTCACAGCCGCCGGCTTTAATGGCGAACAATGGTCTTCTTCAAGACATTGTGCCATGGCCTGCGACTAAGAGAGAAGATGAAGACCAGTGA
- the LOC125208974 gene encoding uncharacterized protein LOC125208974, whose translation MEHKEKEFVIDIENGDANGSKDSSSDSTWGKKILKRIGSGILNLNGSVDDEARVKSDVCTEEELDKETTKLLSDKARGGEEGEGVVPPVERDNERGGEGRAPPVEKERRKGGKAKKAAKPPRPPKGPTLDAADMRLLKEISRLAIKKRERMERLKALKKNKSPKLSSPSSSSSSSSVCSSAATISAMFVTIFFFLVLILQGLNASTSSTLIIAGAPQPQPPPQMRGLLPVQFYKTFKSNGGGAPSFLPPKSA comes from the exons ATGGAGCACAAAGAGAAAGAATTTGTGATTGATATTGAAAATGGTGATGCTAATGGGAGTAAGGATTCATCCTCTGATTCCACATGGGGGAAGAAGATTTTGAAAAGGATTGGCAGTgggattttgaatttaaatggATCTGTTGATGATGAGGCCAGGGTGAAATCGGACGTTTGTACAGAAGAAGAGCTTGATAAAGAGACGACGAAATTGTTGAGTGATAAGGCTCGGGGAGGGGAGGAGGGTGAGGGGGTAGTGCCCCCTGTCGAGAGGGACAATGAGAGGGGAGGAGAGGGGCGGGCGCCCCCTGTTGAGAAGGAGAGACGGAAAGGTGGGAAGGCTAAGAAGGCTGCAAAGCCACCTCGGCCTCCAAAGGGTCCGACCTTGGATGCTGCAGACATGAGGTTGCTCAAGGAGATATCGAGGCTTGCTATTAAGAAGCGTGAGAGGATGGAACGTTTGAAGGCATTGAAGAAGAATAAATCGCCCAAATtgtcatccccatcatcttcTTCGTCGTCATCATCAGTATGTTCATCTGCTGCAACCATCTCAGCCATGTTCgtcactattttcttttttctcgtGTTAATCTTGCAAG GTCTGAACGCGAGCACTAGTTCGACTTTGATAATCGCAGGAGCTCCTCAACCTCAGCCACCGCCACAAATGAGAGGCTTGTTGCCTGTTCAGTTCTATAAAACTTTTAAATCTAATGGTGGTGGTGCACCGAGTTTCTTACCTCCCAA GTCTGCATAA
- the LOC125215002 gene encoding argininosuccinate synthase, chloroplastic-like, which produces MAQIHAVSSCSSTNLFCGLKRDSCRTYDKVHCSRRMASQEQVGVKASEFHGLSISQTLAKFGPVRENHAIKAVLASDKEVSTSSGDSKVLRKKLNKVVLAYSGGLDTSVIVPWLRENYGCEVVCFTADVGQGLQELDGLEQKARASGACQLIVKDLKEEFVKDFIFPCLRAGAIYERKYLLGTSMARPVIAKAMVDAAKEVGADAVSHGCTGKGNDQVRFELTFFALNPELNVVAPWREWEITGREDAIEYAKKHNVPVPVTKKSIYSRDRNLWHLSHEGDILEDPANEPKEDMYMMSVDPTNAPDTPEYVKIGIVEGLPVSVNGKELSPASLLAELNDLGGKHGVGRIDMVENRLVGMKSRGVYETPGGTILFSAVRELESLTLDRETIQIKDSLALKYAELVYAGRWFDPLRESMDAFMKEITKTTSGSVTLKLYKGSVSVAGRESPNSLYRQDISSFESGDIYNQADAAGFIRLYGLPMRVRAMLEKGL; this is translated from the exons ATGGCTCAGATTCACGCGGTCTCTTCATGTTCTTCCACCAATCTCTTCTGTGGTTTGAAAAGAG ATTCATGCAGAACTTATGACAAAGTTCATTGCAGTCGGCGAATGGCCTCACAAGAGCAG GTAGGAGTAAAAGCCAGCGAGTTTCACGGCCTTTCAATCTCCCAAACCCTAGCTAAATTTGGGCCAGTTCGTGAAAATCATG CTATCAAAGCAGTTTTGGCTAGTGACAAGGAGGTGTCAACTTCTAGCGGTGATAGTAAGGTTTTGCGTAAAAAGTTGAACAAAGTTGTGCTGGCTTACAGTGGTGGTCTAGACACATCTGTAATTGTACCTTGGCTTAG GGAGAACTATGGCTGCGAGGTTGTGTGCTTCACTGCAGATGTTGGTCAA GGTCTGCAAGAATTGGATGGTTTAGAACAAAAGGCCAGGGCTAGTGGGGCATGCCAACTGATTGTGAAGGATTTAAAGGAGGAATTTGTGAAAGATTTTATCTTTCCTTGCTTACGAGCTGGTGCCATCTATGAGAGAAAGTACTTGCTTGGGACTTCAATGGCTCGTCCAGTTATTGCAAAG GCAATGGTTGATGCTGCCAAAGAGGTTGGAGCTGATGCTGTATCTCATGGATGTACAGGGAAAGGAAATGATCAA GTCCGCTTTGAGCTCACCTTCTTTGCTCTGAACCCTGAACTCAATGTTGTTGCGCCTTGGAGGGAATGGGAAATAACAGGAAGAGAAGATGCTATTGAATATGCTAAAAAGCATAATGTACCTGTTCCAGTGACAAAGAAATCGATCTACAGCAGAGACAGGAATCTGTGGCATCTCAGCCATGAG GGGGATATCTTGGAGGACCCAGCTAATGAACCGAAAGAGGACATGTATATGATGTCAGTAGACCCAACAAACGCACCTGATACACCTGA GTACGTGAAAATTGGTATAGTTGAAGGCCTGCCAGTTTCAGTCAATGGGAAGGAACTATCTCCTGCTTCTCTACTTGCAGAGCTCAATGACCTAGGTGGGAAGCATGGAGTCGGACGCATAGACATGGTTGAAAATCGACTTGTTGGCATGAAAAGCCGCGGGGTTTACGAAACTCCTGGCGGGACCATCCTCTTCTCTGCAGTGCGTGAGCTCGAGTCCCTAACACTAGATCGCGAGACCATCCAAATCAAGGACTCTCTTGCCCTCAAGTATGCCGAGTTAGTGTACGCTGGTCGGTGGTTCGATCCTCTTCGCGAATCCATGGATGCTTTCATGAAGGAAATTACTAAGACTACATCTGGTTCAGTGACACTCAAACTTTACAAAGGATCTGTGAGTGTAGCTGGCAGGGAAAGTCCTAACAGTCTCTACCGGCAAGACATTTCTTCGTTCGAGAGCGGTGATATCTACAATCAAGCCGATGCTGCTGGATTTATCCGCCTCTATGGATTGCCAATGAGGGTCCGAGCTATGCTCGAGAAAGGGTTGTGA
- the LOC125215000 gene encoding probable pre-mRNA-splicing factor ATP-dependent RNA helicase DEAH2 isoform X1 — translation MGTERKRKVSLFDVVDETAVPGKFPRANGSDRMAAAALPSTINKWNSKPYSQRYYEILEKRKTLPVWHQKDEFLQVLRANQTLILVGETGSGKTTQIPQFVLDAIELESADKRKKYMVGCTQPRRVAAMSVSRRVAEEMDVAIGEEVGYSIRFEDCSSARTVLKYLTDGMLLREAMTDPLLERYKVIILDEAHERTLATDVLFGLLKEVLKNRPDLKLVVMSATLEAEKFQGYFFGAPLMKVPGRLHPVEIFYTQEPERDYLEAAIKTVCQIHLCEPPGDILVFLTGEEEIEDACKKIGKEIANNGDQVGPVKIVPLYSTLPPAMQQKIFEAAPPPAREGGPAGRKIVISTNIAETSLTIDGIVYVIDPGFAKQKVYNPRIRVESLLVSPISKASAHQRSGRAGRTQPGKCFRLYTEKSFHNDLVPQTYPEILRSNLANTVLTLKKLGIDDLVHFDFMDPPAPETLMRALEVLNYLGALDDDGNLTKLGEIMSEFPLDPQMSKMLVVSSEFNCSNEILSVSAMLSVPNCFVRPRDAQKAADEAKARFGHIDGDHLTLLNVYHAYKQNKEDPQWCYENFVNQRALKSADNVRQQLARIMARFNLKLCSTDFNSRDYYVNIRKAMLAGYFMQVAHLERTGHYLTVKDNQVVHLHPSNCLDHKPEWVIYNEYVLTSRNFIRTVTDIRGEWLVDIAPHYYDLSNFPNCEAKRQLEKLYKKRENAKDESRSKK, via the exons ATGGGCAcagagagaaagaggaagGTGAGTCTATTCGACGTTGTGGACGAGACGGCCGTGCCGGGGAAATTTCCCAGGGCCAACGGCAGCGACAGAATGGCCGCGGCGGCGCTGCCCTCCACGATAAATAAATGGAACTCGAAGCCCTATTCGCAGAGATATTATGAGATTTTGGAGAAGAGGAAGACTCTGCCCGTGTGGCACCAAAAGGATGAGTTTTTACAGGTTCTTAGAGCTAATCAGACGCTTATCCTTGTGGGTGAAACCGGTAGTGGTAAAACGACTCAG ATTCCTCAGTTTGTGCTGGATGCCATAGAGCTAGAGTCAGCTGATAAGCGCAAAAAGTACATGGTCGGATGTACTCAGCCTCGGAGGGTGGCCGCTATGTCTGTTTCAAGGAGAGTTGCTGAAGAGATGGATGTGGCTATTGGTGAAGAAGTAGGTTATAGCATTCGATTCGAGGATTGCAGCAGTGCTCGAACTGTTTTGAA GTACTTGACAGATGGTATGCTTTTGAGAGAAGCCATGACCGACCCTCTTCTAGAGAGATACAAAGTGATAATTCTTGATGAGGCCCATGAGAGGACTTTGGCAACAGATGTTTTATTTGGGCTTCTCAAGGAGGTGTTGAAAAATAGGCCTGACCTTAAACTAGTTGTAATGAGTGCTACTCTTGAGGCGGAGAAGTTTCAAGGTTACTTCTTTGGTGCACCACTAATGAAAGTTCCTGGGAGGCTCCACCCTGTAGAAATTTTCTATACCCAGGAGCCTGAGAGAGATTACCTTGAAGCAGCTATAAAGACTGTGTGTCAGATACACTTGTGTGAACCTCCTGGTGACATTCTTGTCTTCCTAActggtgaagaagaaattgaagatgCTTGTAAGAAAATTGGGAAGGAAATAGCCAATAATGGGGATCAAGTTGGACCGGTGAAAATAGTCCCTTTGTACTCTACACTTCCTCCGGCAATGCAGCAGAAGATTTTTGAAGCTGCTCCACCACCTGCAAGGGAAGGTGGCCCCGCAGGAAGAAAGATTGTTATTTCTACCAATATTGCTGAAACATCTCTTACAATTGATGGCATAGTTTATGTCATAGACCCTGGTTTTGCAAAACAAAAAGTTTATAATCCTCGAATTCGTGTTGAATCTCTCTTGGTCTCTCCTATATCAAAGGCTAGTGCCCATCAACGATCTGGACGTGCTGGAAGAACACAGCCTGGCAAGTGCTTCAGACTGTACACAGAAAAGAGTTTCCATAATGACCTTGTACCGCAGACGTATCCCGAGATATTAAGGTCAAATCTTGCAAATACCGTTTTGACTTTGAAAAAGTTGGGAATAGATGATCTGGtccattttgattttatggaCCCGCCAGCTCCTGAGACACTTATGAGAGCATTGGAGGTCTTGAATTACTTGGGAGCCCTTGATGATGATGGGAACCTGACCAAGTTGGGTGAGATTATGAGTGAGTTTCCATTGGATCCTCAGATGTCAAAGATGCTGGTTGTTAGTTCAGAATTCAATTGTTCAAATGAGATCCTTTCAGTATCTGCAATGCTTTCAG TACCCAATTGCTTCGTCCGGCCTAGGGATGCTCAAAAAGCTGCTGATGAAGCAAAAGCTCGTTTTGGTCACATTGACGGAGATCATCTCACGCTGTTGAATGTGTATCACGCTTACAAACAAAATA AGGAAGATCCACAATGGTGCTACGAGAACTTTGTCAATCAGAGGGCTCTTAAATCAGCGGACAATGTCAGACAGCAGCTAGCTAGGATCATGGCCAGATTCAATTTGAAGCTCTGTAGCACAGATTTTAACAGCCGTGACTACTATGTCAATATCAGGAAGGCTATGCTTGCTGGATACTTCATGCAGGTTGCCCATTTAGAGCGCACTGGCCACTATCTTACTGTGAAAGACAACCAA GTTGTTCACTTGCACCCTTCAAATTGCCTGGATCATAAACCTGAGTGGGttatatataatgaatatGTTCTCACAAGCAGGAATTTCATTCGTACCGTGACAGATATTCGTGGTGAATG GTTGGTTGACATTGCACCGCATTACTATGATCTCTCAAACTTCCCCAACTGCGAGGCAAAGCGGCAGCTGGAAAAACTGTATAAGAAGAGGGAGAATGCAAAGGATGAAAGTCGAAGTAAGAAATGA
- the LOC125215000 gene encoding probable pre-mRNA-splicing factor ATP-dependent RNA helicase DEAH2 isoform X3 has product MGTERKRKVSLFDVVDETAVPGKFPRANGSDRMAAAALPSTINKWNSKPYSQRYYEILEKRKTLPVWHQKDEFLQVLRANQTLILVGETGSGKTTQIPQFVLDAIELESADKRKKYMVGCTQPRRVAAMSVSRRVAEEMDVAIGEEVGYSIRFEDCSSARTVLKYLTDGMLLREAMTDPLLERYKVIILDEAHERTLATDVLFGLLKEVLKNRPDLKLVVMSATLEAEKFQGYFFGAPLMKVPGRLHPVEIFYTQEPERDYLEAAIKTVCQIHLCEPPGDILVFLTGEEEIEDACKKIGKEIANNGDQVGPVKIVPLYSTLPPAMQQKIFEAAPPPAREGGPAGRKIVISTNIAETSLTIDGIVYVIDPGFAKQKVYNPRIRVESLLVSPISKASAHQRSGRAGRTQPGKCFRLYTEKSFHNDLVPQTYPEILRSNLANTVLTLKKLGIDDLVHFDFMDPPAPETLMRALEVLNYLGALDDDGNLTKLGEIMSEFPLDPQMSKMLVVSSEFNCSNEILSVSAMLSGCHQHPLSGSHASLACTKDF; this is encoded by the exons ATGGGCAcagagagaaagaggaagGTGAGTCTATTCGACGTTGTGGACGAGACGGCCGTGCCGGGGAAATTTCCCAGGGCCAACGGCAGCGACAGAATGGCCGCGGCGGCGCTGCCCTCCACGATAAATAAATGGAACTCGAAGCCCTATTCGCAGAGATATTATGAGATTTTGGAGAAGAGGAAGACTCTGCCCGTGTGGCACCAAAAGGATGAGTTTTTACAGGTTCTTAGAGCTAATCAGACGCTTATCCTTGTGGGTGAAACCGGTAGTGGTAAAACGACTCAG ATTCCTCAGTTTGTGCTGGATGCCATAGAGCTAGAGTCAGCTGATAAGCGCAAAAAGTACATGGTCGGATGTACTCAGCCTCGGAGGGTGGCCGCTATGTCTGTTTCAAGGAGAGTTGCTGAAGAGATGGATGTGGCTATTGGTGAAGAAGTAGGTTATAGCATTCGATTCGAGGATTGCAGCAGTGCTCGAACTGTTTTGAA GTACTTGACAGATGGTATGCTTTTGAGAGAAGCCATGACCGACCCTCTTCTAGAGAGATACAAAGTGATAATTCTTGATGAGGCCCATGAGAGGACTTTGGCAACAGATGTTTTATTTGGGCTTCTCAAGGAGGTGTTGAAAAATAGGCCTGACCTTAAACTAGTTGTAATGAGTGCTACTCTTGAGGCGGAGAAGTTTCAAGGTTACTTCTTTGGTGCACCACTAATGAAAGTTCCTGGGAGGCTCCACCCTGTAGAAATTTTCTATACCCAGGAGCCTGAGAGAGATTACCTTGAAGCAGCTATAAAGACTGTGTGTCAGATACACTTGTGTGAACCTCCTGGTGACATTCTTGTCTTCCTAActggtgaagaagaaattgaagatgCTTGTAAGAAAATTGGGAAGGAAATAGCCAATAATGGGGATCAAGTTGGACCGGTGAAAATAGTCCCTTTGTACTCTACACTTCCTCCGGCAATGCAGCAGAAGATTTTTGAAGCTGCTCCACCACCTGCAAGGGAAGGTGGCCCCGCAGGAAGAAAGATTGTTATTTCTACCAATATTGCTGAAACATCTCTTACAATTGATGGCATAGTTTATGTCATAGACCCTGGTTTTGCAAAACAAAAAGTTTATAATCCTCGAATTCGTGTTGAATCTCTCTTGGTCTCTCCTATATCAAAGGCTAGTGCCCATCAACGATCTGGACGTGCTGGAAGAACACAGCCTGGCAAGTGCTTCAGACTGTACACAGAAAAGAGTTTCCATAATGACCTTGTACCGCAGACGTATCCCGAGATATTAAGGTCAAATCTTGCAAATACCGTTTTGACTTTGAAAAAGTTGGGAATAGATGATCTGGtccattttgattttatggaCCCGCCAGCTCCTGAGACACTTATGAGAGCATTGGAGGTCTTGAATTACTTGGGAGCCCTTGATGATGATGGGAACCTGACCAAGTTGGGTGAGATTATGAGTGAGTTTCCATTGGATCCTCAGATGTCAAAGATGCTGGTTGTTAGTTCAGAATTCAATTGTTCAAATGAGATCCTTTCAGTATCTGCAATGCTTTCAG GTTGTCATCAGCATCCCTTGTCTGGGTCTCATGCCTCCTTGGCATGTACCAAGGATTTCTAA
- the LOC125210886 gene encoding uncharacterized protein LOC125210886 isoform X2: protein MVKHGGEARRSLRSGAASSGSGFHLNIDSNHSLPLSGHKRPNHYSIYRCFVGDTIEVVLPKDKRTGLQQDGEMCSVPSVSQLYDIAGRPFFWRDGGSMPDCQYSHSGCKIVTMANKDSAPVTRAFDSSAEVESVECDWSKHVFPDGDLYHYNCVTCESRHDISGRTLWSSVCNL, encoded by the exons ATGGTTAAACACGGCGGAGAGGCGCGTCGATCACTGCGCTCCGGTGCCGCTTCCTCTGGCTCTGGCTTCCACCTCAACATCGACTCCAATCATTCACTGCCTCTCTCCGGTCACAAGAGACCGAATCACTACTCTA TTTACCGCTGTTTTGTGGGAGATACTATTGAGGTTGTTCTTCCTAAGGATAAGCGGACTGGATTACAGCAGG ATGGAGAGATGTGCAGTGTGCCTTCCGTTTCTCAGTTATATGATATAGCTGGACGACCATTTTTCTGGAGAGATGGAGGATCTATGCCAGATTGCCAG TATTCTCACTCAGGATGCAAGATAGTAACAATGGCAAACAAGGATTCTGCACCCGTAACCAGAGCATTTGATTCCAGTGCTGAGGTAGAGTCTGTAGAATGTGACTGGAGCAAGCATGTTTTTCCTGATGGAGATTTGTACCATTATAACTGTGTGACATGTGAAAGCAGG CATGATATTAGTGGGAGAACCCTGTGGAGCTCAGTATGCAATTTATGA
- the LOC125210886 gene encoding uncharacterized protein LOC125210886 isoform X1: MVKHGGEARRSLRSGAASSGSGFHLNIDSNHSLPLSGHKRPNHYSIYRCFVGDTIEVVLPKDKRTGLQQDGEMCSVPSVSQLYDIAGRPFFWRDGGSMPDCQYSHSGCKIVTMANKDSAPVTRAFDSSAEVESVECDWSKHVFPDGDLYHYNCVTCESRWENPVELSMQFMNKNLMA, translated from the exons ATGGTTAAACACGGCGGAGAGGCGCGTCGATCACTGCGCTCCGGTGCCGCTTCCTCTGGCTCTGGCTTCCACCTCAACATCGACTCCAATCATTCACTGCCTCTCTCCGGTCACAAGAGACCGAATCACTACTCTA TTTACCGCTGTTTTGTGGGAGATACTATTGAGGTTGTTCTTCCTAAGGATAAGCGGACTGGATTACAGCAGG ATGGAGAGATGTGCAGTGTGCCTTCCGTTTCTCAGTTATATGATATAGCTGGACGACCATTTTTCTGGAGAGATGGAGGATCTATGCCAGATTGCCAG TATTCTCACTCAGGATGCAAGATAGTAACAATGGCAAACAAGGATTCTGCACCCGTAACCAGAGCATTTGATTCCAGTGCTGAGGTAGAGTCTGTAGAATGTGACTGGAGCAAGCATGTTTTTCCTGATGGAGATTTGTACCATTATAACTGTGTGACATGTGAAAGCAGG TGGGAGAACCCTGTGGAGCTCAGTATGCAATTTATGAACAAGAACTTGATGGCCTAG
- the LOC125215000 gene encoding probable pre-mRNA-splicing factor ATP-dependent RNA helicase DEAH2 isoform X2: protein MGTERKRKVSLFDVVDETAVPGKFPRANGSDRMAAAALPSTINKWNSKPYSQRYYEILEKRKTLPVWHQKDEFLQVLRANQTLILVGETGSGKTTQIPQFVLDAIELESADKRKKYMVGCTQPRRVAAMSVSRRVAEEMDVAIGEEVGYSIRFEDCSSARTVLKYLTDGMLLREAMTDPLLERYKVIILDEAHERTLATDVLFGLLKEVLKNRPDLKLVVMSATLEAEKFQGYFFGAPLMKVPGRLHPVEIFYTQEPERDYLEAAIKTVCQIHLCEPPGDILVFLTGEEEIEDACKKIGKEIANNGDQVGPVKIVPLYSTLPPAMQQKIFEAAPPPAREGGPAGRKIVISTNIAETSLTIDGIVYVIDPGFAKQKVYNPRIRVESLLVSPISKASAHQRSGRAGRTQPGKCFRLYTEKSFHNDLVPQTYPEILRSNLANTVLTLKKLGIDDLVHFDFMDPPAPETLMRALEVLNYLGALDDDGNLTKLGEIMSEFPLDPQMSKMLVVSSEFNCSNEILSVSAMLSDSCSYSVFSHQANGVVSPVYI, encoded by the exons ATGGGCAcagagagaaagaggaagGTGAGTCTATTCGACGTTGTGGACGAGACGGCCGTGCCGGGGAAATTTCCCAGGGCCAACGGCAGCGACAGAATGGCCGCGGCGGCGCTGCCCTCCACGATAAATAAATGGAACTCGAAGCCCTATTCGCAGAGATATTATGAGATTTTGGAGAAGAGGAAGACTCTGCCCGTGTGGCACCAAAAGGATGAGTTTTTACAGGTTCTTAGAGCTAATCAGACGCTTATCCTTGTGGGTGAAACCGGTAGTGGTAAAACGACTCAG ATTCCTCAGTTTGTGCTGGATGCCATAGAGCTAGAGTCAGCTGATAAGCGCAAAAAGTACATGGTCGGATGTACTCAGCCTCGGAGGGTGGCCGCTATGTCTGTTTCAAGGAGAGTTGCTGAAGAGATGGATGTGGCTATTGGTGAAGAAGTAGGTTATAGCATTCGATTCGAGGATTGCAGCAGTGCTCGAACTGTTTTGAA GTACTTGACAGATGGTATGCTTTTGAGAGAAGCCATGACCGACCCTCTTCTAGAGAGATACAAAGTGATAATTCTTGATGAGGCCCATGAGAGGACTTTGGCAACAGATGTTTTATTTGGGCTTCTCAAGGAGGTGTTGAAAAATAGGCCTGACCTTAAACTAGTTGTAATGAGTGCTACTCTTGAGGCGGAGAAGTTTCAAGGTTACTTCTTTGGTGCACCACTAATGAAAGTTCCTGGGAGGCTCCACCCTGTAGAAATTTTCTATACCCAGGAGCCTGAGAGAGATTACCTTGAAGCAGCTATAAAGACTGTGTGTCAGATACACTTGTGTGAACCTCCTGGTGACATTCTTGTCTTCCTAActggtgaagaagaaattgaagatgCTTGTAAGAAAATTGGGAAGGAAATAGCCAATAATGGGGATCAAGTTGGACCGGTGAAAATAGTCCCTTTGTACTCTACACTTCCTCCGGCAATGCAGCAGAAGATTTTTGAAGCTGCTCCACCACCTGCAAGGGAAGGTGGCCCCGCAGGAAGAAAGATTGTTATTTCTACCAATATTGCTGAAACATCTCTTACAATTGATGGCATAGTTTATGTCATAGACCCTGGTTTTGCAAAACAAAAAGTTTATAATCCTCGAATTCGTGTTGAATCTCTCTTGGTCTCTCCTATATCAAAGGCTAGTGCCCATCAACGATCTGGACGTGCTGGAAGAACACAGCCTGGCAAGTGCTTCAGACTGTACACAGAAAAGAGTTTCCATAATGACCTTGTACCGCAGACGTATCCCGAGATATTAAGGTCAAATCTTGCAAATACCGTTTTGACTTTGAAAAAGTTGGGAATAGATGATCTGGtccattttgattttatggaCCCGCCAGCTCCTGAGACACTTATGAGAGCATTGGAGGTCTTGAATTACTTGGGAGCCCTTGATGATGATGGGAACCTGACCAAGTTGGGTGAGATTATGAGTGAGTTTCCATTGGATCCTCAGATGTCAAAGATGCTGGTTGTTAGTTCAGAATTCAATTGTTCAAATGAGATCCTTTCAGTATCTGCAATGCTTTCAG ATAGTTGCAGTTACTCAGTATTCTCTCATCAAGCAAATGGTGTCGTCTCGCCTGTATACATCTGA
- the LOC125210886 gene encoding uncharacterized protein LOC125210886 isoform X3 gives MVKHGGEARRSLRSGAASSGSGFHLNIDSNHSLPLSGHKRPNHYSNGEMCSVPSVSQLYDIAGRPFFWRDGGSMPDCQYSHSGCKIVTMANKDSAPVTRAFDSSAEVESVECDWSKHVFPDGDLYHYNCVTCESRWENPVELSMQFMNKNLMA, from the exons ATGGTTAAACACGGCGGAGAGGCGCGTCGATCACTGCGCTCCGGTGCCGCTTCCTCTGGCTCTGGCTTCCACCTCAACATCGACTCCAATCATTCACTGCCTCTCTCCGGTCACAAGAGACCGAATCACTACTCTA ATGGAGAGATGTGCAGTGTGCCTTCCGTTTCTCAGTTATATGATATAGCTGGACGACCATTTTTCTGGAGAGATGGAGGATCTATGCCAGATTGCCAG TATTCTCACTCAGGATGCAAGATAGTAACAATGGCAAACAAGGATTCTGCACCCGTAACCAGAGCATTTGATTCCAGTGCTGAGGTAGAGTCTGTAGAATGTGACTGGAGCAAGCATGTTTTTCCTGATGGAGATTTGTACCATTATAACTGTGTGACATGTGAAAGCAGG TGGGAGAACCCTGTGGAGCTCAGTATGCAATTTATGAACAAGAACTTGATGGCCTAG